The genomic interval GGGCGAAATCGGTCAGCCGGGTCAGCGGCCGGTCGATGCCCGGCGAGGAGACTTCCAGCTCGAAATCGCCGTCGATCGGGCTTTCCTGCTCCAGGAAATCCTGCAGCGCCCGGGCCAGGATGGCGCAATCCTCGACATTCATCGTGCCGTCGGGGCGCTCGGCCATGATCTGCAGCGTCTTGGTGTGGCCGCCCATCAGGCGCAGGCGCACGAGCCGGAACCCCGCCGCTTCCACGGCGGGTTCGAGGATCGGCTCCAGATGGGCCATGGCAGAAATCACGCGGCGAGGAACTCCGAATGCGAATACAAAGCCTTTTCCCGCGCGGCGGTCTTTCGACCGCCACACAACAGGACGTTCTGTTGTCTGGGATGACGGCTATGTACGCTTCGAAAGGGCCGATTTCAAGCCGCGCGGCCAATTAAGGCTGCGGCTTGGCCGGATGGATCGTGCTGCCCTGGCCTACGCCGATCATCACTTCGGTGGGCTGCGCCTGTGCGGCGGCCGGCTTCTCGGACGGAACCGTGAAGGTGAAGAAGCAGGTGGCGATGCCCGCCAGGGTGAGGACGGCGGCAATGCCGACCACGCCCATGTCCCAGAAGCCGCTGGGCTGCTTGATGTCGCCGTCTTCGTCGATCATGGGCCTGCGTTTAGCACAGAGGCTGCGGCCAAAAAATGGCTGACCTTGAAATCGGGGCTTGCTGTCATGCCCGCGAAGGCGGGCATCCAGAGGACGAGGCGCCGCGCCGCTTGCCCTGGATTCCCCGCTTGCGCGGGAATGACAGGTTTGGAAAGCACAATTCAAGGCCGGCCGACGTCCCCTAGCGCCGGACGAAGCGCAGAAACACCGGCGGGCCGTGCAATTCCTTGGCTTCGTAGCGGGTCGGCGGCCAATCGGGCGGCCGTGTTTTCCAGTCGGACGGTCCCGTCGCGGTCCAGGCGAAGGCGGGGTGCGCCATCAGCCGCTCCAGCGCATAGGCGAGATAGCCGGCGTCGTCGCTGGCGAAGCGCAATTCGGCGCCGGGCTTCAGAACACGCGCGAGACGATCGAGCATCTCCATCTGAAGGAAACGGCGCTTGTGGTGCCGCGTCTTCGGCCAAGGATCGGGAAAGAGGAGGAAGAAGCGGCCGATGCCGGCATCGGGCAGCGCATCGACGATATCGCGGGCGTCGTCTTCATAGAGCCGGATGTTGGGGAGCGGCGCGGCTTCGAGCTTCGAGAGAAGTTTCGCCGTGCCGGAAATATAAGGCTCGGCGCCGATCATCCCGATCCCGGGATGGTGCTGCGCCTGCCACAGCAGATGCTCGCCGGCGCCATAGCCGGTTTCGAGCCAGACGTCCTCGACCCCACCTCCCCGGAACGGGAAGGTCGAAAAATCGCGCAGCGATTTTTCGGGTGGGGCAGCGCAGGACGGCTCGCCACCACCCGACGCGCTGCGCGCGTCGACTTCCCCCGAAGGGGGAGGTGAGAAATAGGATCGCGGATCGGCGCCCGGCTCCAGATGCAGCAGGAACCGGGGCAGCAGCGTTTCGCGCAACCGCTCCTGATGTGCCGACAGCGCCGGACCCTTGCGCCGGCCGTAAAGCATCCGGCGCCGGCGCTCCGGCGCCGCGGTCACACCGCGTTCTTGATCGCGTCGGCGAGGTCGGTCTTCTCCCAGGAGAAGCCGCCCTCGGCATCGGGCTCGCGGCCGAAATGGCCATAGGCCGAGGTGCGCGCATAGATCGGCTTGTTGAGGCCGAGATGCTGGCGGATGCCGCGCGGCTTGAGGCTCATCAGCTCGGGCAGGATCTTCTCGAGCTTGGCCTCGTCGACCTTGCCGGTGCCGTGGGTGTCGACATAGACCGACAAGGGATCGGCGACGCCGATGGCATAGGCGATCTGGATCGTGCAGCGGTCGGCGACGCCCGAGGCGACGACGTTCTTGGCCAGATAGCGCGCCGCATAGGCGGCCGAGCGGTCGACCTTGGTCGGGTCCTTGCCGGAGAACGCGCCGCCGCCATGCGGGGCCGCGCCGCCGTAAGTGTCGACGATGATCTTGCGCCCGGTGAGGCCGCAATCGCCGTCCGGTCCACCGACCACGAAGGCGCCGGTCGGATTGACGTGCCACACCGTCTTGTCGCCGATCCAGGCGGCCGGCAAGGCCTTG from Rhizomicrobium sp. carries:
- a CDS encoding tRNA (guanine(46)-N(7))-methyltransferase TrmB encodes the protein MTAAPERRRRMLYGRRKGPALSAHQERLRETLLPRFLLHLEPGADPRSYFSPPPSGEVDARSASGGGEPSCAAPPEKSLRDFSTFPFRGGGVEDVWLETGYGAGEHLLWQAQHHPGIGMIGAEPYISGTAKLLSKLEAAPLPNIRLYEDDARDIVDALPDAGIGRFFLLFPDPWPKTRHHKRRFLQMEMLDRLARVLKPGAELRFASDDAGYLAYALERLMAHPAFAWTATGPSDWKTRPPDWPPTRYEAKELHGPPVFLRFVRR
- the rimP gene encoding ribosome maturation factor RimP translates to MAHLEPILEPAVEAAGFRLVRLRLMGGHTKTLQIMAERPDGTMNVEDCAILARALQDFLEQESPIDGDFELEVSSPGIDRPLTRLTDFARWAGHEAKLELLNPIDGRKRFRGRLLGLDGQDVTIESQGQRLSLPFRGIAEAKLVLTDALIAEDLKARKRAQ